A DNA window from Allokutzneria albata contains the following coding sequences:
- a CDS encoding GNAT family N-acetyltransferase — translation MIDRAAIADKPTLFGSRVALVPLGPEHAEDSFAATKEPEGRRLTGTHREFTLDVIQRWCETRAEQTDRIDLAVIDRATGGFVGELALNEIDFDNLSAGYRIALTEGATGRGMGTEATRLVLAYAFERIGLHRVQLEVYDFNPRAIACYRKCGFEIEGTLRDALLWDGQWHDAHVMAAVAPTARRLRDGG, via the coding sequence GTGATCGATCGTGCCGCGATAGCAGACAAACCCACCTTGTTCGGATCGCGGGTCGCGCTCGTCCCGCTCGGGCCGGAGCACGCCGAGGACTCCTTCGCCGCCACCAAGGAGCCCGAAGGACGCAGGCTGACCGGTACCCACCGCGAGTTCACCCTCGACGTCATCCAGCGGTGGTGCGAGACCAGGGCCGAGCAGACCGACCGCATCGACCTCGCCGTCATCGACCGGGCGACCGGCGGCTTCGTCGGCGAGCTGGCACTGAACGAGATCGACTTCGACAACCTCTCCGCGGGCTACCGGATCGCGCTCACCGAAGGCGCCACCGGCCGGGGCATGGGCACCGAGGCCACCCGCCTCGTGCTGGCCTACGCGTTCGAGCGGATCGGCCTGCACCGGGTGCAGCTGGAGGTCTACGACTTCAACCCGCGGGCCATCGCCTGCTACCGCAAGTGCGGCTTCGAGATCGAGGGCACCCTGCGGGACGCGCTGCTCTGGGACGGGCAGTGGCACGACGCGCACGTGATGGCGGCAGTCGCACCTACGGCTCGGCGGCTCCGGGACGGCGGATAA
- the thrS gene encoding threonine--tRNA ligase, with the protein MSEPQPVVSLPARVTVPAGTTAGQALREVEAPNKGPQAVVVVRDADGTLRDLAWAPEVDTEVEPVTADSEDGRSVIRHSCAHVLAQAVQELFPKAKLGIGPPVKDGFYYDFDVDTPFTPEDLTALEKRMKQIIKGAQRFSRRRFDSVDEAKAELAEEPYKLELVDIKSDVDTSEVMEVGGGELTIYDNLDPRSGERVWADLCRGPHVPTTKYIPAFKLMRSAAAYWRGSEKNPQLQRIYGTAWETSEALEAYLERLAEAERRDHRKLGVELDLFSFPDELGSGLAVFHPKGGIVRRELEDYSRARHEESGYEFVNTPHISKGGLFHTSGHLPYYADTMFPPIQFEGEDYYLKAMNCPMHNLIFRSRGRSYRELPLRLFEFGTVYRYEKSGVVHGLTRVRGLTMDDSHIYCTKEQMPGELRSLLKFVLDLLADYGLSDFYLELSTRDDSPKFIGDPQEWEDATETLRQAAEDSGLELVPDPGGAAYYGPKISVQAKDAIGRSWQMSTIQLDFNQPKRFELEYTAPDGSRQQPIMIHRALFGSIERFFGVLTEHYAGAFPAWLSPVQVVGIPIADEHVPHLEAVADALRGNGVRVEVDASDGRMQKKIRTHTTQKVPFMLLAGGKDVEGGSVSFRFRDGSQINGVSTERAVRAVTDWITRRENTSPSAETFAAVVG; encoded by the coding sequence GTGTCCGAGCCCCAACCGGTCGTCTCGCTTCCCGCGCGTGTGACGGTGCCGGCGGGGACTACCGCCGGCCAGGCCCTCCGCGAGGTCGAAGCGCCCAACAAGGGCCCGCAGGCGGTCGTCGTGGTGCGCGACGCCGACGGCACGCTGCGCGACCTGGCCTGGGCTCCCGAGGTGGACACCGAGGTCGAGCCGGTCACCGCCGACTCAGAGGACGGCCGCAGCGTCATCCGGCACTCCTGCGCGCACGTGCTCGCCCAGGCGGTCCAGGAGCTGTTCCCCAAGGCCAAGCTGGGCATCGGCCCGCCGGTCAAGGACGGCTTCTACTACGACTTCGACGTGGACACCCCGTTCACGCCCGAGGATCTGACCGCGCTGGAGAAGCGCATGAAGCAGATCATCAAGGGCGCGCAGCGGTTCTCCCGGCGCCGCTTCGACTCCGTCGACGAGGCCAAGGCCGAGCTGGCCGAGGAGCCGTACAAGCTCGAACTGGTCGACATCAAGTCGGACGTCGACACCTCCGAGGTGATGGAGGTCGGCGGCGGTGAGCTGACGATCTACGACAACCTCGACCCGCGCTCCGGCGAGCGGGTGTGGGCGGACCTGTGCCGCGGCCCGCACGTGCCGACCACCAAGTACATCCCCGCGTTCAAGCTGATGCGCAGCGCGGCCGCGTACTGGCGGGGCAGCGAGAAGAACCCGCAGCTGCAGCGGATCTACGGCACCGCGTGGGAGACCTCCGAGGCGCTGGAGGCCTACCTGGAGCGGCTGGCCGAGGCGGAGCGGCGCGACCACCGCAAGCTCGGCGTGGAGCTGGACCTGTTCAGCTTCCCCGACGAGCTGGGCTCGGGCCTGGCGGTCTTCCACCCCAAGGGCGGGATCGTCCGCCGCGAGCTGGAGGACTACTCGCGGGCGCGGCACGAGGAGTCCGGCTACGAGTTCGTCAACACCCCGCACATCTCCAAGGGCGGGCTGTTCCACACCTCCGGGCACCTGCCGTACTACGCGGACACGATGTTCCCGCCGATCCAGTTCGAGGGCGAGGACTACTACCTCAAGGCCATGAACTGCCCCATGCACAACCTGATCTTCAGGTCGCGCGGGCGGTCCTACCGCGAGCTGCCGTTGCGGCTGTTCGAGTTCGGCACGGTCTACCGGTACGAGAAGTCCGGTGTGGTGCACGGTCTCACCCGCGTGCGCGGGCTGACGATGGACGACTCGCACATCTACTGCACCAAGGAGCAGATGCCGGGCGAACTGCGCTCGCTGCTCAAGTTCGTGCTGGACCTGCTCGCCGACTACGGGCTGAGCGACTTCTACCTGGAGCTGTCCACCCGCGACGACTCGCCGAAGTTCATCGGCGACCCGCAGGAGTGGGAGGACGCGACCGAGACGCTGCGCCAGGCCGCCGAGGACTCCGGCCTCGAGCTGGTGCCGGACCCGGGCGGCGCCGCCTACTACGGCCCGAAGATCTCCGTGCAGGCCAAGGACGCCATCGGCCGCTCCTGGCAGATGTCGACCATCCAGCTGGACTTCAACCAGCCCAAGCGGTTCGAGCTGGAGTACACCGCGCCGGACGGCTCCCGCCAGCAGCCGATCATGATCCACCGCGCGCTGTTCGGCTCGATCGAGCGCTTCTTCGGCGTGCTCACCGAGCACTACGCGGGCGCGTTCCCGGCCTGGCTGTCCCCGGTCCAGGTGGTCGGCATCCCGATCGCCGACGAGCACGTCCCGCACCTGGAGGCGGTCGCGGACGCGTTGCGCGGCAACGGGGTTCGCGTCGAGGTGGACGCGTCGGACGGGCGGATGCAGAAGAAGATCCGCACCCACACCACGCAGAAGGTGCCGTTCATGCTGCTCGCGGGCGGCAAGGACGTGGAGGGCGGCTCGGTCTCCTTCCGCTTCCGCGACGGCAGCCAGATCAACGGCGTCTCCACCGAGCGCGCGGTCCGCGCGGTCACCGACTGGATCACCCGCAGGGAGAACACCTCGCCCAGCGCGGAGACCTTCGCCGCGGTCGTCGGCTGA
- a CDS encoding HIT family protein: MSAVFGASGSGPELSEQDGIGIPDALQRLWTPHRMSYIRGENKPSEADREVCPFCRVPDLDDSDGLIIARGTLVYAVLNLYPYNPGHLMVLPYRHIPDYTDLTPEETVEFAEFTQRAMRVVRSAAAPHGFNIGMNQGTVAGAGIAAHLHQHVVPRWGGDANFMPVVAHTKVLPQLLGETRDLLAGAWDEA, translated from the coding sequence GTGAGTGCGGTGTTCGGCGCCAGCGGCAGCGGTCCCGAACTGTCCGAACAGGACGGGATCGGCATTCCGGACGCCCTGCAACGGCTGTGGACCCCGCACCGGATGTCCTACATCCGCGGTGAGAACAAGCCCAGCGAGGCCGATCGGGAGGTGTGCCCGTTCTGCCGGGTGCCCGACCTCGACGACTCCGACGGGCTGATCATCGCGCGGGGAACGCTGGTCTACGCCGTGCTCAACCTCTACCCGTACAACCCCGGGCACCTGATGGTGCTGCCGTACCGGCACATCCCCGACTACACCGACCTCACCCCGGAGGAGACGGTGGAGTTCGCGGAGTTCACCCAGCGCGCGATGCGGGTGGTGCGCAGTGCGGCGGCACCGCACGGGTTCAACATCGGGATGAACCAGGGCACGGTCGCCGGGGCGGGCATCGCCGCCCACCTGCACCAGCACGTGGTGCCGAGGTGGGGCGGCGACGCCAACTTCATGCCCGTGGTGGCGCACACCAAGGTGCTGCCCCAGTTGCTCGGTGAGACCCGGGACCTGCTCGCCGGGGCCTGGGACGAGGCCTAG